In bacterium, a single window of DNA contains:
- a CDS encoding GDP-mannose 4,6-dehydratase, with protein sequence MNFWEHRNVFVTGATGLLGSWLVEELLNRSANVICLMRDWVPVSRLLEADLIGKCTVVRGELEDQDLVLRTLNEYEVDSIFHLGAQTIVGTANRSPISTFESNIRGTWSVLEACRLCSNKVERVIVASSDKAYGPSETLPYTEDSPLQGRYPYDVSKSCADLIAVSYFFTYRIPVAITRCGNLYGGGDLNFNRLVPGTIRAVLKNESPVIRSDGKLIRDYFYVRDAVEAYLMLAERLSGAELAGEAFNFGNESPMRVLELVKEILQLMGATHLQPTILDQVVHEIPAQYLDCAKARNILNWKPKFSLQDGLLETIEWYKKKS encoded by the coding sequence ATGAATTTTTGGGAACATCGAAATGTTTTTGTAACAGGCGCGACCGGTTTGCTCGGTTCCTGGCTTGTAGAAGAATTGTTGAACCGGAGCGCGAACGTAATTTGCTTGATGCGCGATTGGGTTCCCGTGAGCCGGCTACTGGAAGCGGACTTGATCGGCAAATGCACCGTTGTGCGCGGAGAACTGGAAGATCAGGACTTGGTTCTGAGAACCCTAAATGAATACGAAGTCGATTCGATCTTTCATCTGGGCGCGCAGACAATTGTTGGAACCGCGAACCGCTCTCCCATTTCCACCTTCGAATCCAACATTCGCGGCACGTGGAGCGTCCTGGAAGCATGCCGGCTCTGTTCGAATAAAGTAGAGCGCGTGATAGTCGCTTCCAGCGACAAAGCTTACGGTCCAAGCGAAACACTTCCGTACACCGAAGACTCGCCGTTGCAGGGCCGTTATCCGTACGATGTGAGTAAATCATGCGCGGATCTGATTGCTGTATCTTACTTTTTTACCTATCGCATACCGGTGGCGATTACGCGTTGCGGAAATCTTTATGGCGGAGGCGATCTAAACTTTAACAGACTTGTGCCCGGCACGATCCGTGCGGTTTTGAAAAATGAATCGCCGGTCATTCGAAGCGATGGAAAACTGATCCGCGATTACTTCTACGTGCGCGACGCCGTGGAAGCCTACTTGATGCTCGCGGAACGACTTTCAGGAGCAGAGCTCGCAGGCGAAGCATTCAATTTTGGAAACGAATCGCCCATGAGGGTTCTGGAATTAGTAAAGGAAATCCTTCAATTGATGGGAGCCACGCACCTTCAACCAACGATTCTGGATCAAGTCGTCCACGAAATTCCCGCCCAGTACCTCGATTGTGCCAAAGCCCGCAACATTTTGAACTGGAAACCGAAATTCTCGCTGCAGGACGGCCTGCTCGAAACCATCGAGTGGTATAAAAAGAAGAGTTAA